One genomic segment of Methylocystis sp. SC2 includes these proteins:
- the trbE gene encoding conjugal transfer protein TrbE, translating into MLNLAEYRKKPQSLADFLPWAALVAPGVVINKDGSFQRTARFRGPDLESATLAELVSVTARLNNALRRLGSGWAIFFEAQRNPAQDYPASFFPDPVSALVDEERRAQFEEEGAHFESGYFLTLVYLAPEDDAASAESWLYEGRSSEQDAKSVLSSFIDRSNRLLQLIEGFAPEAEWLDDADTLSFLHSCVSTKRHKVRVPETPMHLDAILVDEPLTGGLEPRLGNAHLRTLTILGFPSSTHPGILNELNRLAFSYRWSTRAISLDKVDASKVLTRIRRQWFAKRKSILAILKEVMTNEAATLVDTDAHNKALEADAALQDLGSDLIGEAYVTATLTVWDEDVRLADEKLRLAEKIIQGRDFTCMIETVNAIEAWLGSLPGHVYANVRQPPVSTINLAHMIPLSAVWAGPLTDAHLNAPPLLFAKTEGSTPFRFSLHVGDVGHTLIVGPTGAGKSVLLALMALQFRRYERSRIFIFDFGGSSRAATLAIGGSWRDLAGALSEDAFEPVSLQPLANIIDTAERGWVAEWIAAILARENVTVTPEVKDHIWSSLSSLASAPVHERTLTGLLVLLQSNPLKRALKPYCLGGSHGRLLDAEHEDLSDADVQCFETEGLIGSAAAPAVLSYLFHRIEAALDGSPALLIIDEGWLALDDPGFAAQLREWLKTLRKRNASVVFATQSLADIEISPIAPAIIESCPTRIFLPNERAIEPQILAIYRRFGLNDRQIEIIARATPKRDYYCQSRRGNRLFELGLGPLALALCAASSKNDQRAISQIVAEYGREGFACAWLTHRGLRWAADLLPNPASSETSS; encoded by the coding sequence ATGCTGAACCTCGCCGAATACCGCAAGAAGCCGCAAAGCCTCGCCGATTTTCTGCCGTGGGCGGCGCTCGTCGCTCCGGGCGTCGTCATTAACAAGGACGGCTCTTTTCAGCGGACGGCGCGCTTTCGCGGCCCAGACCTGGAAAGCGCCACGCTAGCCGAACTTGTCAGCGTCACGGCGCGGCTCAACAATGCGCTCCGCCGACTTGGCTCCGGCTGGGCGATCTTTTTCGAGGCGCAGCGCAATCCGGCGCAGGATTATCCGGCGAGTTTCTTTCCAGATCCCGTTTCGGCGCTGGTTGACGAAGAACGTCGGGCGCAGTTCGAGGAAGAAGGCGCGCATTTCGAGAGCGGCTATTTTCTCACCCTCGTCTATTTGGCACCCGAGGATGACGCAGCGAGCGCCGAGAGCTGGCTTTATGAAGGCCGCTCATCAGAACAGGACGCAAAAAGCGTCCTTTCCTCATTCATCGATCGTAGCAATCGGCTGCTGCAGTTGATCGAGGGCTTTGCGCCGGAAGCCGAATGGCTCGATGACGCCGATACCCTTTCTTTCCTTCATTCTTGCGTCTCGACCAAGCGGCACAAGGTGCGCGTCCCCGAGACACCCATGCATCTCGACGCCATTCTCGTCGACGAACCCTTAACAGGCGGGCTCGAACCGCGTTTGGGGAACGCGCATCTTCGAACGCTCACGATCCTCGGCTTTCCCTCTTCGACCCATCCAGGGATTCTCAACGAACTCAATCGTCTCGCCTTTTCCTATCGCTGGTCGACGCGGGCGATCTCGCTCGACAAGGTAGACGCGAGCAAGGTTCTCACCCGCATTCGCCGCCAGTGGTTCGCCAAGCGCAAATCGATCCTCGCCATCCTCAAGGAGGTCATGACCAATGAGGCGGCAACGCTCGTCGACACCGACGCGCATAACAAGGCGCTCGAAGCCGACGCCGCGCTTCAGGACCTCGGCTCCGATCTTATTGGCGAAGCCTATGTGACGGCGACGCTCACTGTCTGGGACGAAGATGTACGTCTCGCCGACGAGAAGCTGCGGCTTGCCGAAAAGATCATCCAGGGCCGCGACTTCACCTGCATGATCGAGACGGTAAACGCCATTGAGGCATGGCTAGGGTCCCTGCCTGGACACGTCTACGCCAATGTCCGCCAGCCGCCGGTCTCGACCATCAATCTCGCCCATATGATCCCGCTCTCGGCAGTCTGGGCGGGACCACTGACCGATGCCCACCTCAACGCTCCGCCGTTGCTCTTTGCCAAGACCGAAGGCTCGACGCCATTCCGCTTCTCGCTTCATGTCGGCGATGTCGGCCATACGCTGATTGTCGGACCGACCGGCGCCGGCAAGAGCGTGCTCCTGGCGCTGATGGCGCTGCAGTTTCGTCGCTACGAGCGGTCGCGCATCTTTATCTTCGACTTCGGCGGCTCGTCCCGCGCCGCGACGCTGGCGATCGGCGGAAGCTGGCGCGATCTCGCCGGGGCTCTGTCGGAAGACGCCTTTGAGCCGGTCTCGCTGCAGCCGCTCGCCAATATTATCGATACTGCGGAGCGAGGCTGGGTCGCGGAATGGATCGCTGCGATCCTCGCTCGCGAAAATGTGACTGTTACCCCGGAGGTGAAAGACCATATCTGGTCTTCGCTCTCGTCTCTCGCTTCGGCGCCGGTTCACGAAAGGACCCTCACTGGCCTCTTGGTCCTTCTGCAATCCAATCCCCTAAAACGCGCACTCAAACCCTATTGCCTCGGCGGGTCACATGGGCGGCTCCTTGACGCCGAACATGAGGATCTAAGCGACGCTGATGTTCAATGTTTCGAGACGGAGGGGCTCATCGGCTCCGCCGCGGCGCCTGCCGTTCTCTCCTATCTCTTCCACCGCATCGAAGCCGCGCTCGATGGTTCGCCAGCCCTGCTCATTATCGATGAAGGCTGGCTCGCGCTCGATGATCCCGGATTCGCCGCGCAATTGCGCGAATGGCTCAAGACGCTTCGCAAGAGAAACGCCTCCGTCGTCTTCGCCACGCAGTCGCTTGCCGATATCGAAATAAGCCCGATCGCGCCGGCGATCATTGAGAGCTGCCCGACGCGTATCTTTCTGCCCAACGAACGAGCGATCGAACCCCAGATCCTCGCGATCTATCGGCGCTTCGGTCTTAACGATCGGCAGATCGAGATTATCGCGCGGGCGACGCCCAAGCGCGACTACTACTGTCAGTCGCGGCGCGGCAACCGTCTCTTTGAACTCGGACTTGGTCCGCTCGCCCTCGCGCTCTGCGCCGCGTCCTCGAAAAATGATCAGCGGGCGATTTCTCAAATCGTCGCTGAATACGGACGCGAGGGGTTTGCCTGCGCCTGGCTGACGCATCGCGGCCTTCGCTGGGCTGCAGACCTTCTCCCCAATCCCGCATCTTCGGAGACCTCGTCATGA
- a CDS encoding VirB3 family type IV secretion system protein produces MGTISSSDASVPGFRVPVRRSLTEPIFLGGAPRSIAIANGTLAAALGLGLRLWIAGLVFWVVAQAAAVWAGKRDPDFVGVVRRHLRYPAHFGA; encoded by the coding sequence ATGGGGACAATTTCGTCATCCGACGCGTCGGTTCCGGGCTTCCGTGTGCCCGTTCGCCGCTCCTTGACCGAGCCGATCTTTCTCGGCGGCGCGCCGCGTTCGATCGCCATTGCAAACGGCACTCTCGCCGCCGCGCTTGGACTCGGTCTGCGGCTCTGGATCGCCGGCCTCGTCTTCTGGGTCGTCGCGCAGGCCGCCGCCGTCTGGGCGGGAAAACGCGATCCCGACTTCGTGGGAGTCGTGCGCCGGCATCTGCGCTATCCGGCGCATTTCGGCGCTTGA
- a CDS encoding TrbC/VirB2 family protein, with amino-acid sequence MNRFHSGATFRTRVGIAVLGLGIAIVSSPALAAGSNMPWEQPLQQILQSIEGPVAKIIAVIIIITTGLTLAFGDTSGGFRRLVQIVFGLSIAFAASSFFLSFFSFGGGALI; translated from the coding sequence ATGAATAGGTTTCATAGCGGCGCGACATTTCGGACGCGCGTTGGAATTGCGGTTCTCGGACTTGGCATTGCAATCGTTTCGTCACCCGCGCTCGCCGCCGGCTCCAACATGCCCTGGGAGCAGCCGCTCCAGCAGATCCTGCAATCGATTGAAGGACCCGTCGCCAAGATCATCGCCGTGATCATCATCATCACGACCGGCCTGACCCTCGCATTCGGTGACACGTCGGGCGGCTTTAGACGCCTTGTACAGATCGTCTTCGGACTTTCGATCGCTTTTGCGGCGTCCAGCTTCTTTCTCTCCTTCTTCTCCTTCGGCGGCGGAGCGCTGATCTGA
- the trbB gene encoding P-type conjugative transfer ATPase TrbB, with protein sequence MLRTALGVEIAAWLDDQGVVEIMLNPDGRLWLDRLTSGLEDTGARISAEDGERIIRLVAHHVGAETHEGAPRISAELPETGERFEGVLPPIVYAPAFSIRKPAVAVFSLDDYVAAGIITKHQTAILRAAIAERKNVLVAGGTSTGKTTLANALLAEVAKSKDRIVLIEDTRELQCAVPNLVSLRTKDGVASLSELVRSSLRLRPDRIPIGEVRGSEALDLLKAWGTGHPGGVGTIHAGSALGALRRLEQLIQEAVVTVPRALIAETIQIVAVLAGRGAERRLIELAAVTGLGEHGDYALIELTRISFGEEHE encoded by the coding sequence ATGCTGCGCACGGCGCTGGGCGTGGAGATCGCGGCATGGCTCGATGACCAAGGCGTCGTCGAAATCATGCTCAATCCAGACGGTCGGCTCTGGCTCGATCGCTTGACGAGCGGGTTAGAGGATACGGGCGCGCGGATTTCGGCAGAGGATGGCGAACGCATCATCCGCCTTGTCGCGCATCATGTCGGCGCGGAGACTCACGAAGGCGCGCCGCGCATTTCGGCGGAGCTTCCGGAAACAGGCGAGCGCTTTGAAGGCGTATTGCCACCGATCGTCTACGCGCCAGCCTTTTCGATCCGTAAACCCGCTGTCGCGGTGTTCTCGCTCGACGATTATGTCGCGGCGGGCATCATTACGAAGCATCAAACCGCGATCCTTCGAGCAGCCATCGCCGAGCGCAAGAATGTCCTTGTTGCCGGCGGCACATCGACCGGCAAGACGACGCTCGCCAACGCCTTGCTTGCGGAAGTCGCCAAGTCGAAAGACCGCATCGTTCTGATCGAAGACACGCGCGAACTGCAATGCGCGGTGCCGAATCTCGTTTCACTGCGCACTAAAGACGGCGTGGCGTCACTCTCTGAACTTGTCCGCTCGTCACTCCGCCTTCGGCCCGATCGCATCCCGATTGGCGAAGTGCGCGGCAGCGAAGCGCTGGATTTGCTGAAGGCATGGGGCACGGGCCATCCCGGAGGAGTCGGCACCATTCACGCGGGTTCCGCGCTCGGCGCGCTGCGTCGTCTCGAACAGCTCATTCAAGAAGCCGTCGTCACGGTGCCGCGCGCGCTCATCGCCGAGACGATCCAGATCGTCGCCGTTCTCGCCGGCCGAGGGGCTGAGCGCAGGCTGATCGAGCTCGCGGCTGTCACAGGCCTCGGCGAACACGGCGACTACGCGCTCATCGAGCTTACCCGCATCAGCTTCGGAGAAGAGCATGAATAG
- a CDS encoding tetratricopeptide repeat protein, translating to MSGEVDLQEIAGPNETKLNVIFVHGLGGDAKGTWTFDETPLHAKVSGKLSQLLPNFLRGEPRLKEPTEVAFWPEWLAQDVDGLAVYSLDYPSDPKRWRAGWSVTKSAVAILDALMVDRRLRGNGAPIVFVCHSLGGLVVKKLIVTANIDKGQEPKKGTFLDRIVGVAFLATPHQGAFLATFLTEFGWMAASESLRDLQANSDALLDMGNSYRSMIEDEGRRIEHCVYYEDEKVAGLKIVNAGSANPGLTGVRPVAVLRDHLCVCKMQKKDQVYNGVLALLEEALKPRPDPSRKVLEEAKTAAEAAKENTEAISQQQKSDSATLNEIKELLALAHQSGAAQRAIDQGISEAALRAVVERLGGEGLLRDDLIPWLDQWTAAAARELRDGANEGEAFDRAFAKARELFNAGRIAEASQPFMEELERRRKAEEQRREEEKLSQLRLVEEAIKYDKLALNGEAAAKKLCVMAEIEGLRTPEDLGGFLLEKAREFYEIGDRFGDNAALLVAIAAYREALKEVTQERVPLDWATTQTNLGNALATLGERESGTVHLETAVAAFHSALQERTRELVPLAWAETKNNLGNALATLGERESGTERLEAAVAAFHSALQERTRERVPLAWAATQNNLGNALAALGERESGTEHLEGAIVAYHEALKEWSQERVPFDWAMTQNNLGNVLSTLGGRDDNTVRLEEAVVAYREALKEHTRERVPLAWAATQANLGVALAALGERESEIARLEEAVVAYREALKEHTRERVPLAWAATQANLGVALAALGERESEIARLDEAVVAYREALKEHTRERVPLAWAATQNNLGNALRSLGERENGTARLEDAVAAFRNALQERTRERVPLAWAATQNNLGNALTALGERENGTVRLEEAVAAYGAALLEWTRDNVPLEWSRGKHNLGYALSKLGERESGTARLDEAVVAFNDALKERSHRSVPLMWARSAGDLGSAMTLIAQRRNDLAMAEAALIRLDAAFTLFRDVRHVPDAANYGKRLQRARALVEHLRFT from the coding sequence ATGAGCGGCGAAGTTGATTTGCAAGAAATCGCCGGCCCGAATGAGACTAAGCTCAACGTGATCTTCGTCCATGGCCTCGGCGGCGACGCGAAGGGAACCTGGACGTTTGACGAAACACCTTTACACGCCAAGGTGAGCGGAAAGCTAAGCCAATTGTTGCCGAATTTTCTCAGGGGAGAGCCGAGATTAAAAGAACCCACAGAAGTCGCCTTCTGGCCGGAATGGCTCGCACAGGATGTGGACGGCCTTGCAGTCTATTCGCTTGATTACCCTTCCGACCCTAAGCGCTGGAGAGCTGGCTGGAGCGTCACGAAGTCGGCCGTTGCCATTCTCGATGCCCTGATGGTCGACCGCCGACTTCGTGGGAACGGCGCGCCCATCGTCTTTGTTTGTCACAGCCTCGGCGGTTTGGTCGTGAAGAAACTAATTGTCACGGCCAATATCGACAAGGGGCAGGAGCCGAAAAAGGGCACCTTTCTTGATCGCATCGTCGGCGTCGCGTTTCTGGCAACGCCGCACCAGGGCGCGTTTCTGGCGACGTTTCTGACCGAATTTGGTTGGATGGCGGCGTCCGAGTCGTTGCGCGACCTTCAGGCCAATAGCGACGCTTTGCTGGACATGGGCAATTCCTATCGCAGTATGATCGAGGACGAAGGCCGGCGCATTGAGCATTGCGTTTATTACGAAGACGAGAAGGTTGCTGGCCTAAAGATCGTCAACGCGGGCAGCGCAAATCCAGGGTTGACAGGTGTGCGTCCTGTCGCGGTGCTTCGCGACCATTTGTGCGTCTGCAAGATGCAGAAGAAGGATCAGGTCTACAACGGCGTGCTGGCGCTCCTGGAGGAGGCCCTGAAGCCAAGACCGGACCCCTCGCGCAAAGTTCTGGAAGAAGCCAAGACCGCCGCTGAAGCCGCCAAGGAAAATACGGAGGCAATTTCACAACAACAGAAATCCGACAGCGCAACGCTCAATGAAATAAAAGAACTACTCGCCCTTGCCCACCAATCGGGTGCTGCGCAACGCGCCATTGACCAAGGAATTTCAGAAGCCGCACTACGTGCTGTCGTCGAGAGGCTGGGCGGCGAGGGTCTCTTACGGGATGATCTTATCCCTTGGCTCGACCAATGGACGGCGGCGGCCGCCCGCGAATTGCGGGACGGCGCAAATGAGGGTGAAGCGTTCGATCGCGCATTCGCTAAAGCGAGAGAACTATTCAACGCTGGCCGCATCGCTGAAGCCTCGCAGCCATTCATGGAGGAATTGGAGCGAAGGAGAAAGGCGGAGGAACAGCGTCGCGAGGAAGAAAAGCTCAGTCAACTGCGTCTCGTGGAGGAAGCGATCAAATATGACAAGTTGGCGTTGAACGGCGAGGCGGCCGCCAAGAAACTCTGCGTCATGGCGGAGATTGAGGGCCTGCGAACGCCAGAGGATCTGGGGGGATTTTTATTAGAAAAAGCGAGAGAATTTTACGAGATCGGGGATCGTTTCGGAGACAACGCCGCCTTGTTGGTCGCGATTGCGGCTTACCGCGAGGCGCTCAAGGAAGTTACGCAAGAGCGCGTTCCGCTTGATTGGGCGACAACGCAGACCAACCTTGGCAATGCCCTTGCGACACTTGGTGAGCGCGAGAGCGGCACTGTGCATCTTGAGACGGCGGTTGCAGCCTTTCATAGCGCTCTGCAAGAGCGAACCCGCGAGCTGGTGCCCCTTGCCTGGGCTGAGACGAAGAACAACCTTGGCAATGCCCTTGCGACACTTGGTGAGCGCGAGAGCGGCACTGAGCGTCTTGAGGCGGCGGTTGCAGCCTTTCATAGCGCTCTGCAAGAGCGAACACGCGAGCGAGTGCCCCTTGCTTGGGCTGCAACTCAGAACAATCTCGGCAATGCGCTAGCAGCGCTCGGTGAGCGAGAGAGTGGGACTGAACACCTTGAGGGCGCCATTGTTGCGTATCATGAAGCCCTAAAGGAATGGTCGCAGGAGCGAGTGCCATTTGATTGGGCGATGACGCAGAACAATCTCGGTAATGTGCTATCGACACTAGGCGGACGTGATGACAATACCGTTCGTCTTGAAGAAGCCGTCGTCGCATATCGCGAGGCATTAAAGGAACATACTCGAGAAAGAGTCCCGCTTGCTTGGGCCGCGACTCAGGCCAATCTTGGCGTTGCGCTCGCGGCGCTCGGTGAGCGCGAAAGCGAAATTGCTCGTCTTGAAGAAGCCGTCGTCGCATATCGCGAGGCATTAAAGGAACATACTCGAGAAAGAGTCCCGCTTGCTTGGGCCGCGACTCAGGCCAATCTTGGCGTTGCGCTCGCGGCGCTCGGTGAGCGCGAAAGCGAGATTGCTCGTCTTGATGAAGCCGTCGTCGCATATCGCGAGGCATTAAAGGAACATACTCGAGAAAGAGTCCCGCTTGCTTGGGCAGCAACGCAGAACAATCTCGGTAACGCGTTGAGGTCGCTCGGCGAGCGTGAGAACGGGACCGCACGTCTGGAAGACGCTGTTGCTGCTTTTCGCAACGCACTGCAAGAACGGACCCGCGAACGAGTCCCGCTTGCTTGGGCAGCAACGCAGAACAATCTCGGTAATGCGTTGACAGCGCTTGGCGAGCGTGAGAACGGGACCGTACGTCTTGAAGAGGCTGTTGCTGCTTATGGAGCCGCGCTCCTAGAATGGACGCGCGACAACGTTCCACTCGAATGGTCAAGGGGCAAGCACAATCTAGGTTATGCACTAAGTAAGCTTGGTGAGCGCGAAAGTGGGACGGCACGTCTTGATGAGGCTGTCGTAGCTTTTAATGATGCGCTTAAGGAAAGGAGTCACCGAAGCGTCCCTCTAATGTGGGCAAGGAGCGCCGGCGACCTAGGCTCTGCGATGACATTGATTGCACAACGTCGAAATGATCTAGCGATGGCTGAGGCAGCATTGATTCGATTAGATGCTGCATTCACTTTGTTTCGAGATGTTCGCCATGTCCCAGATGCGGCTAATTATGGAAAACGACTTCAGCGCGCTCGGGCTCTTGTTGAGCACCTACGTTTTACGTGA
- a CDS encoding CopG family transcriptional regulator translates to MKGRLNCYFDAALLKRLDELAARRGLSKSTIVEAALASFLSPDAADQREAAITRRLDKMTRAIERLERDVSIGNEAQALFIRAWLTATPPLPGEAQAAAQAKAKERYEAFVEALGRRLAKGQRFAKDVSQEIDTTRPETSEP, encoded by the coding sequence ATGAAGGGTCGACTGAATTGCTATTTCGACGCTGCGCTCCTCAAGCGCCTCGACGAGCTCGCCGCACGCCGAGGTCTCTCGAAATCGACCATCGTCGAGGCGGCCCTCGCCTCCTTTCTATCACCAGACGCCGCTGATCAGCGTGAGGCGGCAATCACGCGACGCCTCGACAAGATGACGCGCGCGATCGAACGTCTGGAGCGAGATGTGTCGATCGGCAATGAAGCGCAGGCACTCTTTATCCGCGCCTGGCTCACCGCGACGCCACCACTCCCCGGAGAGGCGCAGGCCGCAGCCCAGGCTAAAGCAAAAGAAAGATACGAGGCTTTCGTCGAAGCGTTAGGACGAAGGCTGGCGAAAGGACAGCGATTCGCTAAAGACGTATCGCAAGAAATCGACACAACCAGACCGGAGACATCTGAGCCATAG
- a CDS encoding conjugal transfer protein TraG, which produces MYATKILWGQIVAVLSIVFLGVWAATQWTAWRLGFQPELGAPWFSPGPDLPIYPPPTFFMWWYQFDAYAPDIFLEGAGIATSATFVAIAAAIGLSVHRAREARYATTYGSARWANEADIRIAGLLSPDGVVLGAFGNAYLRHDGPEHVLCFAPTRSGKGVGLVVPTLLAWSGSAIVHDIKGENWSLTSGWRARFGRALLFDPTNADSAAYNPLLEVRRGDAEVRDVQNVADILVDPEGALERRNHWEKTSHSLLVGAILHVLYGEEDKTLSGVANFLSDPDRSIEKTLSAMMTTRHLGDRPHPVVASTARELLNKSENERSGVLSTAMSFLGLYRDPVVAKVTSRCDWRIDDLVSDPGPTTLYLVVPPSDISRTKPLVRLILNQIGRRLTEDLDRKSKRQRLLLMLDEFPALGRLDFFESALAFMAGYGLKAFLIAQSLNQIEKAYGANNAILDNCHVRVAFATNDERTAKRVSDALGTATEMRAMKNYAGHRLSPWLGHLMVSRQETARPLLTPGEVMQLSQDEELILVSGAPPIRARKARYYEDKRFKERILVPPKSPHRTANDGRPDQIWPIAVTDPGQKSAHRKVVEPRDDETEDANSGIRREPMLPEYEAITPQIPASPEEFTFADDDQPDTGAVNSKMFGDRMRSVARQASLDPDDGLRL; this is translated from the coding sequence ATGTATGCGACGAAAATTCTCTGGGGCCAGATCGTCGCCGTCCTGTCGATCGTCTTCCTCGGCGTGTGGGCGGCGACGCAATGGACGGCTTGGCGTCTTGGCTTCCAGCCCGAACTTGGCGCCCCGTGGTTTTCCCCAGGACCCGACTTGCCCATCTATCCGCCGCCGACCTTTTTCATGTGGTGGTATCAGTTCGACGCCTATGCGCCGGACATTTTTCTCGAAGGCGCCGGCATCGCGACCTCGGCGACATTTGTCGCCATCGCCGCGGCGATCGGTCTCTCGGTTCATCGCGCTCGGGAAGCGCGCTATGCGACCACCTATGGCTCCGCGCGCTGGGCGAACGAAGCCGATATCCGCATCGCCGGCTTGCTCAGTCCCGATGGCGTCGTGCTCGGAGCATTCGGCAACGCCTATTTGCGGCATGATGGGCCGGAACATGTGCTCTGTTTCGCCCCGACCCGTTCGGGCAAGGGCGTCGGCCTCGTCGTGCCGACATTGCTCGCCTGGTCCGGCTCGGCGATCGTTCACGACATCAAGGGCGAAAATTGGTCGCTGACATCCGGTTGGCGCGCCCGCTTCGGTCGCGCGCTACTCTTCGATCCAACGAATGCAGACAGCGCCGCCTATAACCCGTTACTCGAAGTCAGGCGTGGCGACGCCGAAGTGCGCGACGTTCAAAATGTCGCCGACATTCTCGTCGACCCAGAAGGCGCGCTTGAGCGGCGTAACCATTGGGAGAAGACCAGTCACTCCCTCCTGGTTGGCGCCATCTTGCACGTGCTCTATGGCGAAGAAGACAAGACGCTCTCCGGCGTCGCTAATTTTCTCTCTGATCCGGATCGGTCGATCGAAAAGACGCTCAGCGCCATGATGACGACGAGGCATCTCGGCGACCGCCCGCATCCCGTCGTCGCGTCTACTGCCCGCGAACTTCTGAACAAGAGCGAGAACGAACGCTCCGGCGTCCTTTCGACTGCCATGTCCTTCCTTGGCCTTTATCGCGATCCCGTCGTCGCCAAGGTCACGTCACGCTGCGACTGGCGGATCGATGATCTCGTTTCCGACCCAGGCCCGACGACCCTCTATCTCGTCGTGCCTCCCTCCGACATCAGCCGGACCAAACCACTGGTCAGGCTAATCCTCAACCAGATTGGACGTCGGCTCACCGAAGACCTCGACCGAAAATCGAAACGCCAGCGCCTTCTTCTTATGCTCGACGAGTTCCCCGCGCTCGGCCGGCTCGATTTCTTCGAGTCCGCGCTCGCCTTCATGGCCGGCTACGGGCTCAAAGCGTTTCTCATAGCCCAGTCGCTCAATCAGATCGAAAAAGCCTATGGCGCTAACAACGCCATTCTCGACAATTGTCATGTCCGCGTCGCCTTCGCCACGAACGACGAACGCACAGCCAAACGGGTTTCGGACGCGCTCGGCACGGCGACAGAAATGCGCGCCATGAAGAACTATGCGGGCCATCGCCTCTCACCCTGGCTCGGTCATCTGATGGTTTCGCGCCAGGAGACGGCGCGCCCGCTGCTGACGCCCGGAGAAGTAATGCAGCTGTCGCAGGACGAAGAACTCATTCTCGTCTCCGGCGCGCCGCCGATCCGCGCCCGCAAGGCGCGCTATTATGAAGACAAGCGCTTCAAAGAGAGAATACTCGTCCCGCCGAAATCGCCGCACCGAACTGCCAACGATGGTCGCCCGGACCAGATTTGGCCAATCGCCGTCACGGATCCCGGACAAAAGTCGGCCCACCGCAAGGTCGTTGAGCCTCGCGATGACGAGACCGAGGACGCAAATAGCGGGATACGGCGCGAACCCATGCTGCCGGAATATGAGGCGATAACGCCGCAGATTCCTGCGTCGCCAGAGGAATTCACCTTTGCCGATGATGACCAGCCAGACACCGGCGCCGTTAACTCGAAGATGTTTGGTGATCGGATGCGCTCGGTCGCGCGCCAAGCTTCTCTCGATCCCGACGATGGCTTGCGGCTCTGA